In the genome of Drosophila subpulchrella strain 33 F10 #4 breed RU33 chromosome 2L, RU_Dsub_v1.1 Primary Assembly, whole genome shotgun sequence, one region contains:
- the LOC119547089 gene encoding uncharacterized protein LOC119547089, producing MGKSHRFYSQNSNQPLAADFSLEEQMIPRVQSNYHFGTNSESNRAYVRYMRTLVRVQGSIHRRFHNRSSRTSQAHHSRISAGGSDKNSDKSSQELKSNSQCSLNNKPVESSGQACDKPSKKSESSSCSKPEPVKSPCCDAPEKQRKCCVSFEQPLATEIPVSDPPFRDCPRAEPDDSHLPIIGVCCGQEPFREIQKTYTAETAKDYPPQRTTERRRCCSRPIIVVPTGEGTRRKAHPQPNSKVVTQDHPKSSPTSKPNSQNQSKPQSPDKSHNPPPYTEKSSVEQQTTCPICNQNYPAHSKCQCSVKFENSPSVEKPHCSSEPPPCSNCPAISDISKQLSEMNRRLEGLQCQELFDIRNQVDSLNASVQSLTSKCVETKGPPKKLERKPSSTCQFCRGQSLTQLDSFHCQLMDLIGNRCLTDIVISIFLRADNLYHVNVRDLSSGCSLGCFLVTDAAIEEAIELGVFQEILTFSVIDVRNTIKPKSCPLGISFEFHHADRQSGGCDHKARGDCMVGKDYVARVLGLPLEQLKYVYSVPQERSDSKSKKSSKHSSNIVPGISSRSTSKQSRFEGESRSSSRNAVQEIATIDEQLISTDDEDKNLLSDLETSSLSGVGFHVKKSKKICDLRKIAPTRNQNYFINQFHKKNITRLKI from the exons ATGGGCAAATCACACCGATTTTATAGTCAGAATTCAAACCAACCACTAGCAGCAGATTTTAGTTTAGAAGAGCAGATGATTCCGCGTGTGCAGAGCAACTACCATTTTGGTACTAACTCGG AATCCAATCGAGCCTATGTGCGGTACATGAGAACCCTGGTCCGAGTGCAAGGTTCCATACACAGAAGGTTCCATAACCGAAGTTCTCGAACTTCTCAGGCCCACCACAGTCGTATATCTGCTGGTGGCTCCGACAAAAACTCGGATAAATCTTCTCAGGAACTTAAAAGTAATTCTCAATGCTCTTTAAATAATAAGCCTGTGGAATCTTCCGGTCAGGCTTGTGATAAACCTTCAAAAAAATCTGAAAGCAGTTCCTGTTCAAAGCCGGAACCCGTTAAATCGCCATGCTGCGATGCACCTGAGAAGCAGCGCAAATGTTGTGTATCCTTCGAACAGCCCTTGGCCACAGAAATTCCGGTTTCCGATCCCCCCTTCCGGGACTGCCCACGTGCGGAGCCCGATGATAGCCATCTGCCTATTATAGGTGTTTGCTGCGGTCAGGAACCATTTagggaaatccaaaaaacTTATACCGCTGAAACGGCTAAAGATTATCCACCTCAGAGGACAACGGAAAGGCGACGATGTTGCAGTAGACCCATAATTGTTGTGCCCACGGGAGAAGGAACTAGGAGAAAGGCACACCCTCAACCGAATTCGAAAGTTGTTACCCAGGATCACCCCAAATCTTCACCAACTTCTAAGCCAAATAGTCAAAATCAATCCAAGCCCCAGTCTCCTGATAAGTCCCATAATCCCCCACCATATACCGAAAAATCATCAGTGGAGCAACAGACAACATGTCCGATTTGCAATCAAAATTACCCTGCTCATTCCAAATGCCAGTGCTCGGTTAAGTTTGAAAATTCCCCTTCAGTGGAGAAACCCCATTGTTCTTCGGAACCACCGCCATGTAGCAACTGCCCAGCCATATCTGATATATCCAAGCAGTTAAGTGAGATGAATCGCCGATTGGAGGGTCTTCAGTGTCAGGAACTGTTCGACATTCGCAACCAGGTGGATAGCCTCAATGCCAGTGTTCAATCGTTGACCAGTAAGTGTGTCGAGACGAAGGGTCCCCCGAAAAAGCTGGAGAGGAAGCCCTCGAGCACCTGTCAGTTCTGCCGGGGACAGAGCTTGACCCAGCTTGATAGTTTCCATTGCCAGCTAATGGACTTGATTGGCAATCGCTGCCTTACCGATATCGTAATATCCATATTCCTGCGAGCAGATAATCTGTATCATGTGAATGTCAGGGATCTGAGCTCGGGATGTTCTCTGGGATGTTTCCTGGTCACCGATGCCGCCATCGAGGAGGCCATTGAGTTGGGCGTGTTCCAGGAAATACTCACCTTCAGTGTGATCGATGTGCGGAATACCATCAAGCCGAAGAGCTGCCCCTTGGGCATATCCTTTGAGTTCCATCACGCGGATCGCCAGAGCGGTGGTTGCGATCACAAAGCTCGTGGGGATTGCATGGTGGGTAAGGACTATGTGGCCAGGGTCTTGGGTCTTCCCCTAGAGCAGCTCAAGTATGTGTACTCCGTTCCCCAGGAACGCAGCGATAGTAAGTCCAAAAAATCCAGCAAACACTCAAGCAACATAGTCCCTGGCATTTCATCGCGTTCAACATCGAAACAGTCGAGATTCGAAGGCGAATCAAGGTCGAGCAGTAGGAATGCTGTCCAGGAAATCGCCACTATCGATGAACAATTAATTTCAACCGATGACGAAGACAAAAATCTATTGAGCGATTTGGAAACGTCCTCACTATCAGGGGTTGGTTTCCATGTGAAAAAATCTAAGAAAATATGTGACCTCCGAAAAATAGCGCCTACTAGAAACCAAAACTATTTTATTAACCAATTTCATAAAAAGAATATTACAAGACTAAAGATTTAG